The Blattabacterium cuenoti genome includes a region encoding these proteins:
- a CDS encoding DUF3341 domain-containing protein, which produces MNKYVHALYDNDYTLINSIKVIQNHGFSIHEVYSPFPIHNLDKILKLKKTNLSFLSFIYGLSGFCLASILTWYAMIFDWPQNIGGKPSFSWIRNLPSFIPVIFELSIFFSAHFMCITYLIQCRLFPGSFPKNPDSRTTDNMFLMEIHTKENTKKLVNLLKENGAMEVIIK; this is translated from the coding sequence ATGAATAAATATGTACATGCATTATATGATAATGATTACACATTAATAAATAGTATTAAAGTTATTCAAAATCATGGATTTAGTATACATGAAGTTTATTCCCCTTTTCCAATTCACAATTTGGACAAAATTTTGAAATTAAAAAAAACTAATTTATCTTTTTTATCTTTCATATATGGATTGTCTGGTTTTTGTTTAGCAAGCATATTAACTTGGTATGCTATGATTTTTGATTGGCCTCAAAATATTGGCGGTAAACCATCTTTTTCTTGGATAAGAAACCTTCCTTCTTTCATTCCTGTAATATTCGAATTATCTATTTTCTTTTCTGCACATTTTATGTGTATTACTTATCTGATTCAATGTAGATTATTTCCAGGATCTTTTCCTAAAAATCCAGATTCAAGAACCACTGATAACATGTTTTTAATGGAGATTCATACGAAAGAAAATACTAAAAAATTAGTGAACTTATTAAAAGAAAATGGAGCGATGGAAGTCATTATAAAATAA
- a CDS encoding c-type cytochrome: MKKCFYGIVIILNVMLLLESCWLDKKKPNTVYMPNMYYSDAYEPYSDPYFNYNKKIKKIQISLFLNGKTSSLIPVKGTVQRTDFYDSISDEIENKGFDYSKKIITYPFYKNIGTKEDILKNGEKLYQINCSICHGNDGDGQGQLVKNEKILGIPNYKDRDMTIGSVYYVITYGKNNMNSYASQLNKIDRWKISEYVMYLKNK; the protein is encoded by the coding sequence ATGAAAAAATGTTTTTATGGAATTGTTATCATTTTAAATGTTATGTTGTTATTAGAATCTTGTTGGTTAGATAAAAAAAAGCCAAATACAGTGTATATGCCAAATATGTATTATTCAGATGCATATGAACCCTATTCAGATCCTTATTTCAATTATAATAAAAAAATTAAGAAAATTCAAATTTCTCTATTTTTAAATGGAAAAACTTCTTCACTTATCCCAGTAAAGGGAACTGTTCAAAGAACTGATTTTTATGATTCTATTTCTGATGAAATAGAAAACAAAGGATTTGATTATTCTAAAAAAATAATTACATATCCCTTTTATAAAAATATAGGAACAAAAGAAGATATTCTGAAAAACGGAGAAAAATTATATCAAATTAATTGTTCTATATGTCACGGAAATGATGGAGATGGACAAGGTCAATTAGTAAAAAATGAAAAAATTTTAGGTATTCCTAATTATAAAGATAGGGATATGACTATTGGAAGTGTTTATTATGTTATTACATATGGTAAAAACAATATGAATTCTTATGCTTCTCAATTAAATAAAATAGACAGATGGAAAATATCGGAATATGTCATGTATCTAAAAAACAAATAA
- a CDS encoding uroporphyrinogen-III synthase, with protein sequence MQKKIYVVGEKTFFFIKKHFPYCFFLKKNYVQDIIEEIIKTRSNQYYDWFCGNTNTLSRDINFFKEKNINRYEVYQTFLTPRKIKNLSDYHGIIFFSPSGVQSFFSKNKIQNNTKTEIFAIGKTTAKFISNFLHKKIWIPKKTSLKEVFSLVKNFYNVHM encoded by the coding sequence ATTCAAAAGAAGATCTATGTAGTAGGAGAAAAAACATTTTTTTTTATCAAAAAACACTTTCCTTATTGTTTTTTTTTGAAAAAAAATTATGTGCAAGATATAATAGAAGAAATTATAAAAACAAGATCTAATCAATATTACGATTGGTTTTGTGGAAACACAAATACTTTAAGTAGAGACATCAATTTTTTCAAAGAAAAAAACATAAATCGATATGAAGTTTATCAAACATTTTTAACTCCTCGTAAAATCAAAAATTTATCTGATTATCATGGAATTATTTTTTTTAGTCCTTCTGGTGTACAATCTTTTTTTTCAAAAAATAAAATACAAAATAATACAAAAACAGAAATTTTTGCTATAGGAAAAACCACTGCTAAATTTATTTCAAATTTTTTGCATAAAAAAATATGGATTCCTAAAAAAACTTCTTTAAAAGAAGTTTTTTCTCTTGTAAAAAATTTTTATAATGTTCACATGTAG